One window of Acidobacteriota bacterium genomic DNA carries:
- the rpmG gene encoding 50S ribosomal protein L33 gives MRVIITLACSSCKRRNYTTTKNKKKTPERLELKKYCPFCRKHTVHKEVR, from the coding sequence ATGCGGGTCATCATCACCTTGGCGTGTAGCTCCTGTAAGAGAAGGAATTACACCACTACCAAGAATAAGAAGAAAACGCCGGAGCGGCTTGAATTGAAAAAGTATTGTCCCTTCTGCCGTAAGCATACCGTTCACAAGGAGGTAAGGTGA
- the tuf gene encoding elongation factor Tu (EF-Tu; promotes GTP-dependent binding of aminoacyl-tRNA to the A-site of ribosomes during protein biosynthesis; when the tRNA anticodon matches the mRNA codon, GTP hydrolysis results; the inactive EF-Tu-GDP leaves the ribosome and release of GDP is promoted by elongation factor Ts; many prokaryotes have two copies of the gene encoding EF-Tu) yields the protein GDNVNLRIDLITPIAMEKGLRFAIREGGRTIGAGTVTEIIK from the coding sequence GGGAGATAATGTGAATTTACGGATAGACCTGATCACGCCGATAGCGATGGAGAAGGGGTTACGGTTTGCTATTCGTGAGGGTGGAAGGACGATAGGTGCTGGCACCGTCACCGAAATAATCAAGTAG